The genomic interval CCGCCGCCTCGAACATCTTGGTGTTGTAGAACATCGTGGTCACGCCGGCGACCCAGGGGATCATCGACGTGCCGCCCTCGTTCTGTCCGCCGGCGGCGTCCCACGCAGTCTGGGTGAACTGCTCCGGGCCGCCGATCGCCTCGAGGTTCGCGTCGTCGAACTGCAGGAATCCGCCAGAGGGGGTCAAGGTGCTCACCCAGGTGGTACCCGAGGCCAGCACGTCGGGGCCTTCGCCGCTGCTGATCGCGCCGAGGATCTTGTTGTAGTAGTCGGACCACGCGTTCACCTGGGTCTCGACCTTGATCCCCGTCTCCTCGGTGAACTTGTCTGTCAGCGTCTTGTAGTAGGCCTCGTCCTGCGCGATCGTCGGCATCAGGTTGGGCGCCCACCACTGGAGGGTGACGTCCTCGTCCGATCCGCCTCCGCCGCCGCTGCAGCCGGCCAGCACTGTCGTGCCGGCGACGCCGATGGCGAGAAGCGCCACGAGCCGTGATTTGGTGTTCATTGCTGTCTCCTTTGAGAGTATTCCGTGATTCAGGTACGTGATCGAAGTGTTGATTGCGTGGGGTCCCACGAATCGGGCAGCACCGGAGTGGATGCGAAGGAGCTCTGAATTGCGACGGTCTGGCCGCTGTTCGACGACTCCTCGATGGCGCACATCACGTCGAGTACGTGAAGTGCCCGTTCCCCGCTGACGACCAGGGGCTCGTTGCCCCTGATGTGCCTGGCGAAGTTTGCGATGCCCGGCCCGATAGCGGGCGTGGTCTCGGAGTGCCCCAGGTCTTCCCATGAGTCCGAGCGAGCGGGCAGGAACAAGGCCGTGGTGTCGGCACCGTTCGGATCAGGTGTGCGCAGTGTGCCGTTGACACCGAAGACCTCGAGCCGGCCACCACGGTGCGATGCCGAGTCGAAGGTCAGCAGCATCTGGGCGGCGATCCCCGTCGCGAACTGCAGATTGGCCACGGTCAGCGAGGGAACCTCGACGGGGAACTGAGTTCCCTCATCCGGACCGCTCCCGATCGTCCGCGACTCCGACTTCTTCGTCCCGATCGCCGAGACCGACTCGATGACTCCGAGGGCGGCGACGAGGGCGGTGAGGTAATACGGCCCGATGTCGAAGAGCGGCCCGCCCCCCTGCGCATACAGGAACTGCGGACGCGGGTGCCAGCTCTCGGGTCCCGCAAGCACGGCCTCGCATCGCGCGAAGACGGCAGCCCCGATGAGACCGTCGGCGAGCAGGCGGAGGGCGTTCCGGAATGACCGTCCCATCGTGATGTCGGGTGCTGCTCCGACCGTCAGCGACTGCGCTGCGGCAGCCGCGAGGATCGCCTCGCCCTGCGACTTCGTCATGGCGAGAGGCTTCTCGTTGTAGAGGTGCTTTCCTGCCGCCAGAACGGCGGTCGAGACCTCGAAATGAGACCCGGGGGGCGTGAGGTTCACGATCGCCTCGACACCACTCGACGCGAGAAGCGCTTCAACGGATGACGCCCGGATCCCGAGCTGGGTGGCTCGCGCTTCTGCGCGATCGGGATGGCGATCGGCGATCGCACAGACCTCGACATCGGGGTAGGCGCTCATGCTGCTCATGTACAGGTCGACGACGGAGCCGGCACCGATGATGCCGAGCCGCAGTGGGCCCGCGCTCACCGCACACCTCGCTCATCGAGCCACGCACGACTGGTGGTGACCGCTCTGCCGACATCATCGCTCGATCCCGTGAACTGGTCGAGCGACAGGACGAGCAGTGTG from Microbacterium pumilum carries:
- a CDS encoding Gfo/Idh/MocA family oxidoreductase, coding for MSAGPLRLGIIGAGSVVDLYMSSMSAYPDVEVCAIADRHPDRAEARATQLGIRASSVEALLASSGVEAIVNLTPPGSHFEVSTAVLAAGKHLYNEKPLAMTKSQGEAILAAAAAQSLTVGAAPDITMGRSFRNALRLLADGLIGAAVFARCEAVLAGPESWHPRPQFLYAQGGGPLFDIGPYYLTALVAALGVIESVSAIGTKKSESRTIGSGPDEGTQFPVEVPSLTVANLQFATGIAAQMLLTFDSASHRGGRLEVFGVNGTLRTPDPNGADTTALFLPARSDSWEDLGHSETTPAIGPGIANFARHIRGNEPLVVSGERALHVLDVMCAIEESSNSGQTVAIQSSFASTPVLPDSWDPTQSTLRSRT